DNA from Rhodobacteraceae bacterium M382:
TCCTGTGGCAACAGCGGGCGACGGCATCCATGACACAGGACGTGCGGACCTTCTTTCAGCCCATGGCCAACAGACACCCGGTTGTCGAACACAAAACACTCCCCTTCCCATGTGCTGTTCTCGGCAGGGACCTCTTCGAGGTAACGCAGAATGCCACCTTTCAGGTGGTAGACATCTTCGACACCTTGTCCCAGTAGGAAGTTGGTCGATTTCTCGCAGCGGATTCCACCCGTGCAAAACATTGCAACGCGCTTGTTGTGAAACCGGTCCTTGTTGTTCTCCCACCAGCTGGGAAATTCTCCAAAACTCTTGGTTTCGGGATCGACCGCACCCTGAAACGTCCCAATAGCTATTTCGTAGTCGTTGCGGGTATCAATCACGACCACGTCGTCCGAAGCGATCAGGTCATTCCAATTCTCTGGCGTGACGTAATGGCCGACAGTGGCGCGCGGATCGACATCCGGCTGCCCCATGGTGACGATTTCCTTTTTCAACCGCACCTTCATCTTGCCAAAGGGAGGATGGTCCGATGTTGCCTCTTTCCATTCCATATCGGCACAGCCGGGCAATGACCGGATGTGTGCCAGAACAGCATCGATTCCGGCCCGTGTCCCGGCGATGGTTCCATTGATCCCTTCATGCGCCAACAGCAATGATCCCGTGACACCGTGATGGTTGCACAGGTCCAACAGATTTGGTTTCAATGCGGCAGGCTCCGCAAACCGGGTAAAGTGATACAGGGCAGCAATGGTGAACATAACGCGGCATTAGACCGCCTGCCCCTGATTTTCAAGGGGCCTCGGATCTGTCCAAATGTGCCTACAGGCGGTTTCCAAGCCCGGTCTCAGCGATTAAACACAGAAAGGGTCACATTGGGAGAGACCATGACAAGCGCGCTGATCGTGATCGATGTCCAAAACGATTTTTGCCCGGGTGGTGCACTGGCCGTGCCGGATGGCGATGCCGTGGTTCCTGTCATAAATGACATGATTGCCCGCTGGCAGACCGTGATCCTGACACAAGACTGGCATCCCGCAGGACATTCGTCATTTGCTTCGCAACATCCCGGAACATCTCCGTTTGAAACCATACCAATGCCCTATGGGGAACAGGTTCTGTGGCCGGATCACTGTATCCAGGGGACCCGCGGTGCAGCCTTTCACACGGACCTGAATACCAATGCGGATCTGATTCTTCGCAAAGGGTTTCGACCCGAAATCGATAGCTATTCCGCCCTGTTCGAAAATGATCGAACAACGGCGACAGGTCTGGACGGGTATCTGCGCGACCGGGCAATTCACAGTCTGACACTGGTTGGGCTGGCAACAGATTTCTGTGTGTTTTTCTCGGCCATGGATGCAAAGCGATTGGGGTATGATGTGTCCGTGGATTTGGCGGGATGCCGGGGAATCGATCTGAACGGGTCACTGGAGGCGGCGTTGAAAATGATGCGCGCGGCCGAGGTGACGCTGATTTGAGTCAGCTGGTTGCTTTTTGTTAACTGGATGGGCCTACGACTTTTGGGGGTAAGGTTCGCCCAAAGGTTTCATAATGCAGACAGCGCAGGCAGGGCAAGCAAACGGATCGGGTCCTGACACCCGGCCTTTTGGGTCGGCCGCCTTGTTTCGAAGCTATGCTGTCTCCCGCACGCAAAAATGTCGTTATCGGCAGATAACGACATTGATTGGTGCCTGCATCTTTTGGGCTCTTATTTCCTTTCCTGTGGCGGTCATGGCGGCCGTTTTGGTAATTGCCGGAGATATTCTGGATCACTTGTGCCTGCGTTTTGCATTGCGCATGCTGGATCGAGGGGGCGATCTACCACGGCTCAAATTGTTTACCATGCTCAGCGCAGGGGTTCAGGCCGTCACCATTGTGGCGGCCATATCGCTGGCCTGGGACAGCTTTGGTGCGCATTCGGAGCCGCTTTTGGCGATTGCCATGCTGACCGGAGTTGCCGTCAACGGTGGGGTTGCATTACCGTTTCATTCCGGCGCCGCGATTGTTCGAATGGGGATTTATGGTGCCGCGATCCTGGTCCAATTCGGAGCGGAATTTCTGGTGGTGGATCAGGATCTGACCAAGACTTTTGCCAATTTTCTGGGTGCCCTCATTCTGGCCTATACGGTCTATTTGTTCACAAGAGCGGTCAACGCGAATTTTTTGAGTAGTCAGGCAACAACGCTGGAGTTGATGCAGCAACGACAGAAGTTGGAACGCACCAACAGGGAGTTGAAAGAAAAGCAGATCGAAGCGCGAAAGCTTGCTTTGGTAGCGCAACATGCCAATGACAGTGTGATCATAATTAACTCGGATGGGTTAATAGATTGGGTGAACGATGCCTTTTCAGAAATCACGGGGTATTCGTTCAATGAAGCCGTCGGGACGGCACCGGGTGCGCTTTTGAATGCACCGGACACGGATCTTGACGTGGTCGCGCACCTCGCGACGACGATCCTGGCAGGGGAGACATTCAGGGGGGAAATCCTCAATCAGCACAAGCAGGGGCATCAATTCTGGATAGAAACCAACCAAGTCCCGGTCATAGGGGCGGATGGGGAAATTGAAATGGTTGTCGCGATCGAACGCGACATTTCAGCAATGCGCCAACATGCCATGGAGCTGGAGGCCGCCCGCGAAGCGGCCGAGGACGCGACGCGCGCAAAATCTGATTTTCTTGCAACCATGAGCCATGAAATCAGGACCCCGATGAATGGGGTTCTCGGGATGTCTGACCTGCTATCCCAAACGACCTTGAACGACGAGCAAAACCTGTTTGTTCAAACCATCCAGACCTCTGCCAGAACATTGCTGGGTTTAATCAATGATATTCTGGATCTGTCCAAGTTGGACGCCCGGCGTATGGAGTTGAGCCCGGTCGTTTTTGACGTTCACGCCTGTTTTTCCGATACGATCCGCCTGTTGAGAGGGCAGGCACAAGAAAAGTCAGTGGGGTTGAGCGTCGACATTGATGGGACTGTTCCCCGGTGGTTGTCGGGTGATGACCGCCGCATCCAGCAAATTCTGTTCAATCTGGTGGGAAATGCCATCAAATTTACCGAAACCGGGCAGGTGACTGTCCGTGTCACCTGTGAACGAAATTGCAAGAATCCAGTGTTGCGGTTTGAAGTGGAAGATACTGGGATCGGCATTCCCGAGGCCAAGCTGGACAAGATTTTCGAACGTTTTTCTCAGGCCGAAGCTTCGACGACCCGACGTTTCGGAGGCACAGGATTGGGTCTCACCATAGCCCGAATGCTCGCCAATGCGATGGGCGGTGAAATCTTGGTGCGCTCAAAAGTGGGTCAGGGCACCCTGTTCACTGTCTTCCTGCATCTGGATCCCGTTCCATCAGAGGTTCCGATCCAGGAAAGAAACGCGGCACCTATGTTGTTGATTGATCCCAAATCAGGTGAGCCAGAACACGTTCCTAGGGACACGTTGCGTGTTCTGGTCGCCGAAGACAACAAGGTCAACCGGCTGGTCATCGCCAAATTTCTGAAATCCATGCCCGTTGAGGTGTCGTTTGCACATGACGGGCGCGAAGCGGTTGAACGTGCATTGGAACAGGAGCCGGATTTGATCTTTATGGATATGTCCATGCCGGTGATGAATGGTCTGGATGCTACGCGTGAAATTCGAGCCAAATGCCCCGTACAACCCAGAATAGTCGCCCTGACCGCGAACGCATTCGAGAGTGATCGAGATGCTTGTCTTGCCGCGGGAATGGATGGTTTTTTGACCAAACCGCTGTCTCGGGCAGAATTATTGGCCGTTCTGGAGAAATTGCAGCCGCGGGAAAACCATCGGATGCAGGGTTGACTTCCCTCGTTGCGAACCCTTGTGTGATTACTCAGATCTGGCACAACCCGAGAGGTCCAGGGTGGATATCGCAACGCGTGTTTACAATCACAAATGGAAGATTGATCCGATTGTCAGGTCGTTGATCGACACTGACTTTTATAAGCTGCTGATGTGCCAGTCGGTATTTCGCAATAAGTCCGACACCCAGGTGACGTTTTCCCTGATCAACCGATCCACGCATATTCCGTTGGCCCATCTGATAGATGAGGGCGAACTGCGCGAGCAACTGGATCATATCCGCTCACTGAGCCTGAGCCGGGGCGAGAGCACCTGGCTGCGCGGCAACACATTCTATGGCAAACGTCAGATGTTTCGCCCAGATTTTATGGAATGGTTCGAAAATCTGCGGCTGCCGCCCTATCATCTGGAGCGGCGAGGCGACCAATACGAACTGACATTCGAAGGCAGTTGGCCCGAAGTCATGTTGTGGGAAATTCCGGCGTTGGCGGTGTTGATGGAGTTGCGCGGGCGTGCCGTCCTGAATGACATGGGGCGGTTCGAACTTCAGGTGCTTTACGCGCGAGCCATGACCAAGGTCTGGGAAAAGATAGAAAAATTGCGCGAGATTGACGGTCTCTCTATTGCTGATTTCGGGACCCGTCGTCGTCATTCCTTTTTGTGGCAGGACTGGTGTGTGCAGGCGATGATGGAGGGGATCGGAGGCAAATTCACCGGAACCTCAAATTGTCTGATCGCAATGCGACGTGAAGTAGAGGCCATCGGGACAAATGCCCATGAATTGCCAATGGTTTACTCAGCTTTGGCCAGGAACGATGCCGACCTGGCACAGGCTCCCTATGACGTCTTGCGCGACTGGCATGACGAGCACGAAGGCAACCTGCGAATTATTCTGCCGGATACCTATGGAACCAGAGGGTTTTTGGACAACGCGCCGGATTGGTTGGCTGGGTGGACCGGCATTCGGATAGACAGTGGAGAGCCGGCCAAGGGTGCCGAAATTGCAATCAATTGGTGGCGAGACCGCGGCGAGGACCCGCGCGACAAGCGGGTGATTTTTTCTGATGGATTGGATGTGGCCCAAATCGCCGAACTGCATGCTCGGTTTTCCGGGCAGGTCAATGTGTCGTTTGGCTGGGGAACCCTGCTGACCAATGATTTTCGCGGGCTGGTGCCCCAAGAGGCATTGGCTCCCTTTTCTTTGGTGTGCAAAGCGGTTTCGGCAAACGGTCATCCGACGGTCAAGCTGTCAGATAATCCGGAAAAGGCGATGGGCCCACCAGAAGAAGTGCGTCGCTACAAGCGGGTATTTGGCGTGGGAGCACAGGATGCGATCAAAGTCGTCGTATGACCACAGGGAAACTGTGTGACGGGGCGCTCCCGCCCGGACGCGCTGGATCAGAGATCCATCTTGTCCAGTTGGGCCGGGCAGCGCGGGCTGAAGCCCGCGCTGATGCGGTGACGGATTATACGCCAGTTTTTAGGCAGAGTGCCGGTTGAGGCGGCGTTCACGCCAGATCACCATCAACCCTCCTGCCGCGATAAGGAGGGCACCAGGAAAGAGATCTTGGAACGGAGCCTCATCAAAGGTGATCCACCCCATGACAAAGGCGATGGGAATACCGAAATAGCTGAATGGGGCGAGGTTGCTTTGTTCCGTCATTCGGTAGGAGGCAACAAGACAAAGCACGGCAGTGCCCCCCAATCCTCCCATAGTCATGATCCAGCCGAAGTCTTCCCAGCTGTTGATGGCTGAGAACCCGCCCATGACCAGGGCCAGCGCGGTGGCCGTTACCAGGGCGACACCGGCCGAGTAGAGATTGACCAAGGCCGTCGAATGGCTGGCGTCGATCCGGCGGGCCGTCACGCCGGCAAGCGCATAAAGGAATGCCGCGCCAAGCGGGGCCAGGGCAATCGGCGCAAATGTTTCACGCCCCGGTCCCATGACCAGCATGACGCCGGCGAACCCCAGCAAGACGGCGGACCACCGGACCCAGCCGACCTTTTCCCCCAACAGAGGCACCGCAAGGGCGGTCATGAACAGGGCGTTTGCATAAGTGATGGTCGACGCCGTGGCAAAAGCCATATGTCCCAGCGACAAATAGAACAGAAACTGGGCAAAGGTGACGATAAAGCCGCGCGCACAGGCCAAAGGCCATTGGGATATATGCCAGTTGCGTACACCTTGCCGCCAGGCGCGGGCGGACCAGAGCGCGACAAAGGCGGGCACCAGCCCAAACAGGTTGCGCCAGGCTGACAGCTCGGCGGCCGAATAGCTCACCGACAGATGTTTGATGATCAAACCCATCAGGTCGAACAGCACCAAAGCCAACAGCGACAACAGGATGGCTGTGCCGGTGCGATCCGGGTTTGTCATGGGTTACCCATGATAGGCAGCCACGGTTTTTAGCTGCGAAAAGCCGTACAGGGCCTCAAAGCCCTTTTCGCGTCCATGGCCGGATTTTCCAACGCCACCAAAGGGCAGTTCGACCCCGCCACCTGCACCATAATTATTGATGAATACCTGGCCGGACCGCAGTTGTTTGGCCAGACGCATTTGCCGGCCACCATCCCGGGTCCAGATGCTGGCAACCAGCCCGAAATCGGTGCTGTTGGCAATGGCAATCGCCTCTTCTTCGGTGTCAAAGGGGATCAGGACCTGCACCGGGCCAAAGATCTCGTCGCGGGCCAATGTGTGATCCGCAGGCACGTCGGCAAACAAAGT
Protein-coding regions in this window:
- the pncA gene encoding bifunctional nicotinamidase/pyrazinamidase → MTSALIVIDVQNDFCPGGALAVPDGDAVVPVINDMIARWQTVILTQDWHPAGHSSFASQHPGTSPFETIPMPYGEQVLWPDHCIQGTRGAAFHTDLNTNADLILRKGFRPEIDSYSALFENDRTTATGLDGYLRDRAIHSLTLVGLATDFCVFFSAMDAKRLGYDVSVDLAGCRGIDLNGSLEAALKMMRAAEVTLI
- the pncB gene encoding nicotinate phosphoribosyltransferase, encoding MDIATRVYNHKWKIDPIVRSLIDTDFYKLLMCQSVFRNKSDTQVTFSLINRSTHIPLAHLIDEGELREQLDHIRSLSLSRGESTWLRGNTFYGKRQMFRPDFMEWFENLRLPPYHLERRGDQYELTFEGSWPEVMLWEIPALAVLMELRGRAVLNDMGRFELQVLYARAMTKVWEKIEKLREIDGLSIADFGTRRRHSFLWQDWCVQAMMEGIGGKFTGTSNCLIAMRREVEAIGTNAHELPMVYSALARNDADLAQAPYDVLRDWHDEHEGNLRIILPDTYGTRGFLDNAPDWLAGWTGIRIDSGEPAKGAEIAINWWRDRGEDPRDKRVIFSDGLDVAQIAELHARFSGQVNVSFGWGTLLTNDFRGLVPQEALAPFSLVCKAVSANGHPTVKLSDNPEKAMGPPEEVRRYKRVFGVGAQDAIKVVV
- a CDS encoding rhodanese-related sulfurtransferase, with protein sequence MFTIAALYHFTRFAEPAALKPNLLDLCNHHGVTGSLLLAHEGINGTIAGTRAGIDAVLAHIRSLPGCADMEWKEATSDHPPFGKMKVRLKKEIVTMGQPDVDPRATVGHYVTPENWNDLIASDDVVVIDTRNDYEIAIGTFQGAVDPETKSFGEFPSWWENNKDRFHNKRVAMFCTGGIRCEKSTNFLLGQGVEDVYHLKGGILRYLEEVPAENSTWEGECFVFDNRVSVGHGLKEGPHVLCHGCRRPLLPQDTERPEFEQGVSCHQCIEETSDQDKNRFRERQKQMTLARERGEGKMGSIPL
- a CDS encoding DMT family transporter, whose amino-acid sequence is MTNPDRTGTAILLSLLALVLFDLMGLIIKHLSVSYSAAELSAWRNLFGLVPAFVALWSARAWRQGVRNWHISQWPLACARGFIVTFAQFLFYLSLGHMAFATASTITYANALFMTALAVPLLGEKVGWVRWSAVLLGFAGVMLVMGPGRETFAPIALAPLGAAFLYALAGVTARRIDASHSTALVNLYSAGVALVTATALALVMGGFSAINSWEDFGWIMTMGGLGGTAVLCLVASYRMTEQSNLAPFSYFGIPIAFVMGWITFDEAPFQDLFPGALLIAAGGLMVIWRERRLNRHSA
- a CDS encoding response regulator, with amino-acid sequence MAAVLVIAGDILDHLCLRFALRMLDRGGDLPRLKLFTMLSAGVQAVTIVAAISLAWDSFGAHSEPLLAIAMLTGVAVNGGVALPFHSGAAIVRMGIYGAAILVQFGAEFLVVDQDLTKTFANFLGALILAYTVYLFTRAVNANFLSSQATTLELMQQRQKLERTNRELKEKQIEARKLALVAQHANDSVIIINSDGLIDWVNDAFSEITGYSFNEAVGTAPGALLNAPDTDLDVVAHLATTILAGETFRGEILNQHKQGHQFWIETNQVPVIGADGEIEMVVAIERDISAMRQHAMELEAAREAAEDATRAKSDFLATMSHEIRTPMNGVLGMSDLLSQTTLNDEQNLFVQTIQTSARTLLGLINDILDLSKLDARRMELSPVVFDVHACFSDTIRLLRGQAQEKSVGLSVDIDGTVPRWLSGDDRRIQQILFNLVGNAIKFTETGQVTVRVTCERNCKNPVLRFEVEDTGIGIPEAKLDKIFERFSQAEASTTRRFGGTGLGLTIARMLANAMGGEILVRSKVGQGTLFTVFLHLDPVPSEVPIQERNAAPMLLIDPKSGEPEHVPRDTLRVLVAEDNKVNRLVIAKFLKSMPVEVSFAHDGREAVERALEQEPDLIFMDMSMPVMNGLDATREIRAKCPVQPRIVALTANAFESDRDACLAAGMDGFLTKPLSRAELLAVLEKLQPRENHRMQG